From Azospirillum brasilense:
TAACATATTCCGTAAGATCGATATGGAGGTGGCTATGCCGCAAGTGAGTTCGGGGGACGTGCAAAAGAACTTTGGCGAGTACCGGGTGCTCGCCGAGAAAGAGCCTGTATACGTCTCGCATTACAACAAGCCGTCAGTCGTCATCGTGTCGGCCGAAGAGTACGCGCGCCTGAAGAAGCGCGACAAACAAGTCATGGCAACCGATGATCTGCCTGAATGGCTGGTCGAGCAGATCGCAAATTCGGAGATGGAAGCGAGATTTAATTACCTCGACGAGGATGCCTGACCATGCCGCTGCCGAAACTGGATCTCGGCTTGGTCGCTCAGTACGAATACAAGTGGCACCAACGAAAGGACGCCCCGACCGCCGATAACGACCATCCGGCGTGCGTTGTTGCGACATTCAAGAAGAAGTCGCAGGACGATACCGACCCGAATGCCGAACAAGATCAGTATGTTGTCTATCTGCCAATTTCCCACACGCCACCATCCGGTGACGAGGTTGGGATCGAACTTTCCGATCATGCCAAGCGAAAGGCTGGACTAGGTTCCGCCCCACAATGGCTATTGATCTCGGAGTGCAATCTCGACCTCTGGCCGCAAGACTTGCGGAACCTTCCGCGCCAGCCCGGTCGTTTTCACTACGGCCATCTGCCGCCGAGCGAGTTCCGTCGCATCCGGGACGAGTTCGTCGAACGCTACCAAGCCAAGAAGGTCTTGCAGATGCGACGGTACTGATGTCTGGTCAGGCCATGGCCGCCGCGAGAACACTCAGCGGAGGCGCTCCGTTGCCGTGCCGGTCCACCATGCGCCGCCAGCCCAGGCAGTTGGGCAGGTGCTTGGTGGCGACGCCGCGGAAGCGGCGCATCCAGCCCTTCAGGCGCTCGTGGCAGGCGTTGACGTGTTGGATGTGGAACACCCGTTCCTTGACCCGCGTCCCGGCCTTCACGTTGAGCGGCTGATGGGCGAAGCCCTCGGCCTTGGCTGCCGCCTTGTAGAACGCCGCGCCGTCCGTGCAGAGGAGCGTGTCGCGGTTGAGGATCGGCTTGAGGACGGGCGTCACGCTCGCTTTGCTCAGCGACGGCAGCATAGCATCGGTGGTCGCACCGTGGCGGTCGCGAACGACGATTACTGCCACCTGCTCAGCGGACAGGCCCCGTTTCGACGCCTTGCCGCCACGCTTGCGCGGCTTGCGGTCGGGCGGCGGCGTGGTCGGCTTGCCCTGTTCGGCCCGCGCCCATGCCTTAGCCTTTGTGGCTCTCCAGGAAGAACGTCTCGTCGGCCTCGACGATGCCCGTGAACGTGGCGTCCTTCTGGTCACGCGGCGCGGCCAGCCAGCGATGGCGCCAACGGAAGGTGGTGGTGTAGTGGACGCCGCGCTTTTCGGCGGCCTTGCGCACGCTCAACCCGTCGCGCAGCGCCTCGCCATAGGCCGACCACGCCTCGCGGTGGTGCAACCGCGCCAGCGGCGTGCCGGTCAGCGCGTTGAAGGTCTTGCGACAGCCCTTGCAGCGGAACCGTTGGATGCCCTGCGACTGGCCCCACTTCTGGATGGCGTCACCCTGACAATGCGGGCAGCGCGGCGCGTCAGCGACGCGGGCGTTGACCGTGCTCACCACCTCGTCCAGCGCCGTCGTCTGCGTCAGCGTTCCGACCACCGTCCGGCGCTACCGAGGCGTGTGGTCGCCCAGCCGCGCCACCATCGCCCTGAACTTGCCTTCCTGCATATCCAGCTCTCCTGGCGTCAGATATGTGGAGGTAGGGAGGCGTCAACAATGACTGCTGACAGAGCCTTCAGGAATGTCGCCTCTCCGCGGATGACCGCAGCTGTCGGGCTGTGCTCACAGTCGCTTCAGGGTGCACTGATTGAAGGCTTGGATCGCGTCTCCGGCGGTTCGGGTCGGCACGTCGAGCATGCTGCCGCGGCCATCGCTCAACGAGATGTTGGTCGAATTGCCGAGGTGACGCATCAGGCTGGATGCGTCGAAGCTGCCCGGGGGGATCCAGGCAACGTGCTGGGCCACGGCCTGAAACTGCTGCCGCATCGTGATCCCGTTGCTGACGCGGACGGTTCCGGAAAAAAGCGGGGCTTTCTCGCTGAAAGACCGCTTGTTTGTCTCAAGAATTACGCGCAGACCACTGTCCTGGCTGACCTGAAAGGTGACGCCACCCGCACCGCCGGCGGTCCAATCCATCGCGCAGTATCGAAACGGCGGCTTTCCCGGATTCCGGATGTCGGCATAAATCACCTTCCATCCCTCACCGGTTTGCGCCAGGAGCGTTTCTCCGGGTTTCATTGGCGCGGATGGTGCCGCCGTGGGGGTGGAGGCGTCGGCGCGTTCGAGCATTTGGGCGAGGGTGGGCCCCGTCGCCGGCGTGGCGCCGTTCTGGTGGGTCTGGCAGGCGGTGAGCGCCAAGGCGCCTGCCGCCACCGCGATCAGACCGGAAATGCGCTGCATGGGGGTACTCCGTAAAACGACATCGGTGGCGGAATTTTTTGAACCGGGCAGGCGCGGAACGCGCGGTGTCTTCGTGCCCGGTGATCAAGAGCCGTCTGCGGTGGTGACGTGGAAGACCCCGTCCGTTTCGTTGCGGGCCAGGACCGTTCCGCCGTGGCTCCAGAACTCCAGGCATTCCGTATGGGAGGCGCCCGCAAGGCAGAGCCGGTTGTCCTGAAGGAACCAGCGCTCCGGCCTCGGTTCAGGCGGCGCGGCGAACAGCGAACGGCCGGCACGGTGGTCCGGAGCGAGATGGATCGTCCATCCGGGCGGGTTGCACATCGCCGACCGGCACAGGGCCGACGAGATGAAGAACCACGTGGGCCGGTCGGTCGGTGCGAAGGTTTCGGGGGAGACGCGGGTAGCGTCCGCGGGAATTCCGCCGAACAGAGACTTTGGAGCGACGGATTGC
This genomic window contains:
- a CDS encoding type II toxin-antitoxin system Phd/YefM family antitoxin, whose translation is MPHDAIAGPRSSKERFRAERFRKALLSKYVEHRSSLQGTLTIANMLRNIFRKIDMEVAMPQVSSGDVQKNFGEYRVLAEKEPVYVSHYNKPSVVIVSAEEYARLKKRDKQVMATDDLPEWLVEQIANSEMEARFNYLDEDA
- a CDS encoding IS1595 family transposase gives rise to the protein MTRRTPRSRASSRPTRRSSWRATKAKAWARAEQGKPTTPPPDRKPRKRGGKASKRGLSAEQVAVIVVRDRHGATTDAMLPSLSKASVTPVLKPILNRDTLLCTDGAAFYKAAAKAEGFAHQPLNVKAGTRVKERVFHIQHVNACHERLKGWMRRFRGVATKHLPNCLGWRRMVDRHGNGAPPLSVLAAAMA
- a CDS encoding transposase-like zinc-binding domain-containing protein codes for the protein MVGTLTQTTALDEVVSTVNARVADAPRCPHCQGDAIQKWGQSQGIQRFRCKGCRKTFNALTGTPLARLHHREAWSAYGEALRDGLSVRKAAEKRGVHYTTTFRWRHRWLAAPRDQKDATFTGIVEADETFFLESHKG